A single Actinomadura algeriensis DNA region contains:
- a CDS encoding AMP-binding protein, protein MDRRLHAVVLPPGPRLFAALTAALDGTGPAICPLSPDLPAPALAAMLDALAPHAVETTAGVAPRTPPGEPVADGTAVLIATSGSTGTPKFTELSAAALRHSAAGTLARIGAAPDDRWLCCLPTSHIAGVQVLVRALVAGTEPVIMPRFDPLELAAAAPPGAHVALVPTQLRRLVDAGTDLSKIGAVVLGGAAAPPGLLAEARDRGARVHTTYGMSETCGGCVYDGAPLDGVRVSLAADGRIRIAGPSLFTGYRLRPDLTARARDGEWFVTGDLGAVEDDGRLRVRGRVDDVINTGGEKVVAGEVAAVLARHPKVRDVAVVGRPDPEWGERVAAVVVPAAGAPLTLAELRAFVRETMPAHAAPRELERVERIPLLPSGKPDRARLRAPGGHAR, encoded by the coding sequence ATGGATCGCCGCCTGCACGCCGTCGTCCTCCCGCCCGGTCCCCGCCTGTTCGCGGCGCTCACCGCCGCCCTCGACGGCACCGGCCCCGCGATCTGCCCCCTGTCCCCCGACCTGCCCGCCCCCGCCCTCGCCGCCATGCTGGACGCCCTCGCCCCGCACGCCGTCGAGACCACCGCGGGCGTCGCGCCCCGCACCCCGCCGGGCGAGCCCGTCGCCGACGGCACCGCCGTCCTCATCGCCACCTCCGGCTCCACCGGCACCCCCAAGTTCACCGAGCTGTCGGCCGCCGCCCTGCGCCACTCCGCCGCCGGCACCCTCGCCCGCATCGGCGCCGCCCCCGACGACCGCTGGTTGTGCTGCCTGCCCACCAGCCACATCGCTGGAGTCCAGGTCCTGGTCCGCGCCCTCGTCGCCGGAACCGAACCGGTCATCATGCCCCGGTTCGACCCGCTCGAACTCGCCGCCGCCGCCCCGCCCGGCGCCCACGTCGCGCTCGTCCCCACCCAGCTGCGCCGCCTCGTCGACGCCGGCACCGACCTGTCCAAGATCGGCGCCGTCGTGCTCGGCGGCGCCGCCGCACCGCCCGGCCTGCTCGCCGAGGCCCGCGACCGCGGCGCCCGCGTCCACACCACCTACGGGATGAGCGAGACCTGCGGCGGCTGCGTCTACGACGGCGCGCCGCTGGACGGCGTCCGCGTGAGCCTCGCCGCCGACGGACGGATCCGCATCGCCGGGCCGTCGCTGTTCACCGGCTACCGGCTCCGCCCCGACCTCACCGCGCGGGCCCGGGACGGCGAGTGGTTCGTCACCGGCGACCTCGGCGCCGTCGAGGACGACGGGCGGCTGCGCGTCCGCGGCCGCGTCGACGACGTGATCAACACCGGGGGCGAGAAGGTCGTCGCGGGCGAGGTCGCCGCCGTCCTGGCCCGCCACCCGAAGGTCCGCGACGTCGCGGTCGTCGGGCGCCCCGACCCCGAATGGGGCGAGCGCGTCGCCGCCGTCGTCGTCCCGGCCGCCGGTGCGCCGCTCACGCTGGCCGAGCTGCGCGCGTTCGTCCGGGAGACGATGCCCGCCCACGCGGCGCCCCGCGAGCTGGAGCGGGTCGAGCGGATCCCGCTGCTGCCGTCGGGCAAACCCGACCGCGCCCGGCTGCGCGCCCCGGGAGGGCATGCCCGCTGA
- a CDS encoding cation diffusion facilitator family transporter: MADHRHSPDERERDPGKAGESGLTVALAFLANLGIAIAKIVAALLTGSASLAAEAAHSVADTFNEVLLMVGLRRSGRPADRRHPLGYGKERYIWTLLVAVAIFGMGALFAFYQGVQTFTGHTGEEADPLVGYAVLGVSFVLEAISWQQAVRQVRDAARDEGLPFTAYIRRTDEPTAVSVLLEDSAALLGLLLAFGGLGLHHLTGSAIWDGVGSVLIGVLLTAVALVLGRINLNLLIGTQADPRLVADVRARLTAAPEVEWLVDIVTMTVGADRVLVCARLDFRDAITSADLERACVRMAHELREAHAEIDEVFLEPVPRDDPELRERVIARYGRTLRPKRPE, from the coding sequence ATGGCCGATCATCGACACTCTCCGGACGAGCGCGAGCGGGACCCGGGCAAGGCCGGGGAGAGCGGGCTGACCGTCGCGCTGGCGTTCCTCGCCAACCTCGGCATCGCCATCGCCAAGATCGTCGCGGCGCTGCTGACCGGATCGGCGTCGCTGGCGGCCGAGGCGGCGCACTCGGTCGCCGACACCTTCAACGAGGTCCTGCTGATGGTGGGGCTGCGCCGCAGCGGCCGTCCCGCCGACCGGCGCCACCCCCTCGGCTACGGCAAAGAACGCTACATCTGGACGCTGCTGGTCGCCGTGGCGATCTTCGGGATGGGCGCGCTGTTCGCGTTCTACCAGGGCGTGCAGACTTTCACCGGCCACACCGGCGAGGAGGCCGATCCGCTCGTCGGGTACGCCGTCCTCGGCGTGTCCTTCGTGCTCGAGGCGATCTCCTGGCAGCAGGCCGTCCGGCAGGTCCGCGACGCCGCCCGCGACGAGGGGCTGCCGTTCACGGCCTACATCCGCCGCACCGACGAGCCCACCGCGGTCAGCGTCCTGCTGGAGGACTCGGCGGCCCTCCTCGGCCTGCTGCTGGCGTTCGGCGGCCTCGGCCTGCACCACCTCACCGGCTCGGCGATCTGGGACGGCGTCGGCTCGGTCCTGATCGGCGTGCTGCTGACCGCCGTGGCGCTCGTCCTCGGCCGGATCAACCTCAACCTGCTGATCGGCACCCAGGCCGACCCGCGGCTGGTCGCCGACGTCCGCGCCCGCCTCACCGCGGCGCCCGAGGTGGAGTGGCTCGTCGACATCGTGACGATGACGGTCGGCGCCGACCGGGTGCTGGTGTGCGCCCGGCTGGACTTCCGCGACGCGATCACCTCCGCCGATCTCGAACGGGCCTGCGTGCGGATGGCGCACGAGCTGCGGGAGGCGCACGCGGAGATCGACGAGGTGTTCCTCGAGCCGGTCCCCCGGGACGATCCTGAACTGCGCGAACGCGTCATCGCGCGCTATGGTCGAACACTGCGGCCGAAACGGCCGGAGTAG
- a CDS encoding RNA polymerase sigma factor, which translates to MPRTAAETPLTGATSPALDDLLKRGRAQGRLSLDEVRGAFESAGISPAQGRSILRELSEAGISLAGDNDAGRKSAAAAAGRTTEHPADHPAGADVPSPARKRPARKTTARKTTAKPGAKAGAKAGAGKAARDGDGPAADEAFDVTEVEAADTPADLDDQSTTMGDSVHTYLKAIGRRQLLTAEQEVDLAKRIEAGLYAEHKLETEELGPAARIDLEWVAADGRRAKAHMLEANLRLVVSVAKKYSDRGLSLLDVVQEGNLGLIRAVEKFDYSKGYKFSTYAMWWIRQAIQRGFADSARTIRLPVHVLEMLSKLSRVERDMHQRLGREPTPEELAVELDKSPEQVRELLRTSRQPISLDSTIGEDGETRIGDLIEDTDSPEASELVDRQLMADQLRRTLDILSPREAKIMAMRFGLYDGTPRTLDEIGRALGLTRERIRQLEKESLSKLRHPSNARPLLDFAV; encoded by the coding sequence ATGCCGCGAACCGCCGCAGAGACCCCGCTCACAGGGGCGACGAGCCCGGCACTCGACGACCTCCTGAAGCGTGGCCGCGCCCAAGGGCGCCTGTCGCTCGACGAGGTCCGGGGGGCCTTCGAATCGGCCGGCATCAGCCCCGCGCAGGGCCGTTCCATCCTGCGCGAGCTGTCCGAGGCCGGCATCAGCCTCGCCGGCGACAACGACGCCGGCCGCAAGTCCGCCGCCGCCGCGGCGGGCCGCACCACCGAGCACCCGGCCGATCACCCCGCCGGTGCCGACGTCCCCTCCCCCGCCCGCAAGCGCCCCGCGAGGAAGACCACCGCCCGCAAGACCACCGCCAAGCCCGGCGCGAAGGCCGGGGCCAAGGCGGGTGCGGGCAAGGCCGCCCGCGACGGCGACGGCCCGGCCGCCGACGAGGCCTTCGACGTCACCGAGGTCGAGGCCGCCGACACCCCGGCCGACCTGGACGACCAGTCGACCACCATGGGCGACTCGGTCCACACCTACCTGAAGGCGATCGGACGACGCCAGCTGCTGACCGCCGAGCAGGAGGTCGACCTCGCCAAGCGCATCGAGGCGGGCCTGTACGCCGAGCACAAGCTCGAGACCGAGGAGCTCGGCCCGGCGGCGCGCATCGACCTCGAATGGGTCGCCGCCGACGGACGCCGCGCCAAGGCCCACATGCTGGAGGCCAACCTCCGGCTCGTGGTGTCGGTCGCCAAGAAGTACTCCGACCGCGGCCTGTCGCTGCTGGACGTCGTCCAGGAGGGCAACCTCGGCCTGATCCGCGCCGTGGAGAAGTTCGACTACTCCAAGGGCTACAAGTTCTCGACCTACGCCATGTGGTGGATCCGCCAGGCCATCCAGCGCGGCTTCGCCGACTCGGCCCGCACCATCCGGCTGCCCGTGCACGTGCTGGAGATGCTCAGCAAGCTGAGCCGCGTCGAGCGCGACATGCACCAGCGGCTGGGCCGCGAGCCCACCCCCGAGGAACTGGCCGTCGAGCTCGACAAGAGCCCCGAGCAGGTCCGCGAGCTGCTGCGCACCAGCCGCCAGCCCATCAGCCTGGACTCCACCATCGGCGAGGACGGCGAGACCCGCATCGGCGACCTCATCGAGGACACCGACAGCCCCGAGGCGTCCGAGCTGGTGGACCGCCAGCTCATGGCCGACCAGCTGCGCCGCACCCTCGACATCCTGTCCCCGCGCGAGGCCAAGATCATGGCCATGCGGTTCGGGCTGTACGACGGGACGCCGCGGACCCTCGACGAGATCGGCCGCGCCCTCGGGCTGACCCGGGAGCGGATCCGGCAGCTGGAGAAGGAGTCGCTGTCCAAGCTGCGGCACCCCAGCAACGCCCGCCCGCTGCTGGACTTCGCCGTCTGA
- a CDS encoding esterase-like activity of phytase family protein: MDDKKILRGGAAVAAAVLVAGAAPAAVAAAGPGPRPAAGVQADEQARGVRISRFLGERRLPHKMEFQGTTVGGLSGMDHDPRTGTWYFISDDRWRYDPARFYTGHVDIDPRTGAFSGVRISGVHTLEQPDGTPYPGFGKPGSADPEAIRFDPRGNRLLWGNEGDRPDETHPDIALSPLTVQWAGTDGEHRGALPLPANLEQTTGHRGPRRNYGFEAVAIAPHRIAAMAEGPRYEDGAPPAAERGAPVRLTLWNRDGGLRAQHVYPVEPLPAAPVPADGHADSGVSEILAIDDHRYLALERSWMEGVGYRVGLYAFDTRGATDVLHRDRLDGAPYRPVTKRLVADLGRYADPMQNLEAMAWGPRLRTGERTLVIGADDNFDGREVGQFLAFAVRGR; the protein is encoded by the coding sequence GTGGACGACAAGAAGATCCTTCGGGGCGGCGCGGCGGTGGCGGCCGCGGTTCTGGTGGCGGGCGCGGCTCCGGCGGCGGTGGCCGCCGCCGGGCCGGGGCCGCGGCCCGCGGCGGGCGTACAGGCCGACGAGCAGGCGCGGGGCGTGCGGATCTCGCGGTTCCTCGGGGAGCGGCGGCTGCCGCACAAGATGGAGTTCCAGGGGACGACCGTCGGCGGGCTGTCGGGCATGGACCACGACCCGCGCACGGGCACCTGGTACTTCATCTCCGACGACCGGTGGCGCTACGATCCGGCGCGCTTCTACACCGGGCACGTCGACATCGACCCGCGGACCGGCGCGTTCTCGGGCGTGCGGATCAGCGGCGTCCACACGCTGGAGCAGCCCGACGGCACCCCGTACCCGGGATTCGGCAAGCCGGGGTCGGCCGATCCGGAGGCGATCCGGTTCGACCCGCGCGGGAACCGGCTGCTGTGGGGCAACGAGGGCGACCGTCCCGACGAGACCCACCCGGACATCGCGCTGTCACCGCTGACCGTCCAGTGGGCCGGGACGGACGGCGAGCACCGCGGCGCCCTCCCGCTCCCGGCGAATCTGGAGCAGACCACCGGGCACCGGGGGCCGCGCCGCAACTACGGCTTCGAGGCCGTCGCGATCGCGCCGCACCGGATCGCCGCGATGGCGGAGGGCCCGCGCTACGAGGACGGCGCGCCGCCGGCGGCCGAGCGGGGCGCGCCCGTCCGGCTGACCCTGTGGAACCGTGACGGCGGCCTGCGCGCCCAGCACGTGTACCCGGTGGAGCCGCTCCCGGCGGCGCCGGTCCCCGCGGACGGGCACGCCGACAGCGGGGTGTCGGAGATCCTCGCGATCGACGACCACCGCTACCTGGCGCTGGAGCGCTCCTGGATGGAGGGCGTCGGGTACCGGGTGGGGCTCTACGCGTTCGACACCCGGGGCGCGACCGACGTGCTGCACCGCGACCGCCTGGACGGCGCGCCGTACCGTCCGGTGACCAAGCGGCTGGTCGCCGACCTCGGCCGGTACGCCGACCCGATGCAGAACCTGGAGGCGATGGCGTGGGGGCCGCGCCTGCGGACGGGCGAGCGGACGCTGGTGATCGGCGCGGACGACAACTTCGACGGCCGCGAGGTCGGCCAGTTCCTCGCGTTCGCCGTGCGGGGGCGCTGA
- a CDS encoding uroporphyrinogen-III synthase: MSAAGDALAGFAVGVTAARRQEELATLLERRGARVVLAPAIRLVPLADDAGLLEATRACLAAPLDHVVVTTGIGFRAWLETADGWGMRDELVARLGDAAVLARGPKARGAVRSAGLRERWSPESEGTAEVLRHLLAGDLTGARVAVQLYGERQPELTGALRAAGAEVVEVPVYRWAPADDLTPLHRLVGQAVAGTVDAITFTSAPAVAATLAAAAADGLGEALLEAMRGPLVAACVGPVTAAELTARGVPTVQPERGRLGALVRTLAADLPRRRARRLRVRGLALELRGHAVVLDGQLRPIAPAPMAILRALARRPGHVVSRSELSGALPGRPVRAADTAGTGGAAGGPGLGAAGVLARPQADEHAVEMAVARLRRGLGRPGIVETVVKRGYRLACDPRQGASVPAG, translated from the coding sequence ATGAGCGCCGCCGGTGACGCGCTGGCCGGGTTCGCCGTCGGGGTGACCGCGGCCCGCCGCCAGGAGGAGCTGGCGACGCTGCTGGAGCGGCGCGGGGCCCGGGTGGTGCTCGCGCCCGCGATCCGGCTGGTCCCGCTCGCCGACGACGCGGGGCTGCTGGAGGCGACCCGCGCGTGCCTGGCCGCGCCGCTGGATCACGTCGTCGTCACCACCGGCATCGGGTTCCGCGCGTGGCTGGAGACCGCCGACGGATGGGGGATGCGCGACGAGCTCGTCGCCCGCCTCGGCGACGCCGCGGTCCTGGCGCGCGGGCCGAAGGCGCGCGGCGCCGTCCGCTCGGCGGGGCTGCGGGAGCGGTGGTCGCCGGAGTCGGAGGGGACGGCCGAGGTCCTGCGGCACCTGCTGGCGGGCGACCTGACCGGCGCCCGCGTCGCCGTGCAGCTGTACGGGGAGCGGCAGCCGGAGCTGACCGGGGCGCTGCGCGCCGCCGGCGCCGAGGTCGTCGAGGTGCCGGTGTACCGGTGGGCGCCCGCCGACGACCTGACGCCGCTGCACCGCCTGGTCGGGCAGGCCGTCGCCGGGACGGTCGACGCGATCACCTTCACCAGCGCCCCGGCGGTCGCCGCGACGCTGGCCGCGGCCGCCGCGGACGGGCTCGGCGAGGCGCTGCTGGAGGCCATGCGCGGCCCGCTGGTCGCGGCGTGCGTCGGCCCGGTGACGGCGGCGGAGCTGACCGCCCGCGGGGTGCCGACCGTGCAGCCCGAACGGGGCAGGCTCGGCGCGCTGGTGCGGACGCTGGCCGCCGACCTGCCCCGGCGGCGGGCCCGCCGGCTGCGGGTCCGCGGGCTGGCGCTGGAGCTGCGCGGGCACGCGGTCGTCCTGGACGGGCAGCTGCGTCCCATCGCGCCCGCGCCGATGGCGATCCTGCGGGCGCTGGCGCGGCGCCCCGGGCACGTGGTGTCGCGGTCGGAGCTGTCGGGGGCGCTGCCGGGCCGGCCGGTCCGCGCCGCCGACACGGCGGGGACGGGCGGTGCTGCGGGCGGGCCGGGCCTCGGCGCCGCGGGTGTCCTGGCCCGCCCGCAGGCCGACGAGCACGCGGTGGAGATGGCGGTGGCGCGGCTCCGTCGCGGCCTGGGCCGTCCGGGGATCGTGGAGACGGTGGTCAAGCGCGGCTACCGGCTCGCCTGCGATCCCCGCCAGGGCGCCTCCGTCCCCGCCGGCTGA
- the nirD gene encoding nitrite reductase small subunit NirD, giving the protein MSTTEATLAPEARAPQPVRPDQRRRERRHPEQGWSDVCAYADLIPERGVCAMIGGTQVAVFRTFDGDLYALSNLDPFSGAHVLSRGILGTRDGVPTVASPMYKQVFDLRTGVCLDDPRVALPAYGVRRAGGRVEVAVPDERRR; this is encoded by the coding sequence ATGAGCACGACCGAAGCGACCCTCGCACCCGAGGCCCGCGCTCCCCAGCCCGTCCGCCCGGACCAGCGCCGCCGGGAGCGGCGTCACCCGGAACAGGGGTGGTCCGACGTGTGCGCCTACGCCGACCTGATCCCCGAGCGCGGCGTCTGCGCGATGATCGGCGGGACGCAGGTGGCGGTGTTCCGTACCTTCGACGGCGACCTGTACGCGCTGTCGAACCTGGACCCGTTCAGCGGCGCCCACGTGCTGTCGCGCGGCATCCTCGGGACCCGCGACGGCGTCCCCACGGTCGCCTCGCCGATGTACAAGCAGGTGTTCGACCTGCGCACCGGCGTCTGCCTGGACGATCCGCGGGTGGCGCTGCCCGCCTACGGCGTCCGGCGCGCCGGCGGCCGGGTGGAGGTGGCGGTCCCCGATGAGCGCCGCCGGTGA
- a CDS encoding molybdopterin oxidoreductase family protein, translating into MIGTPTHCPYCALQCGMILSAAPDASPAAPPVEVTPRDDVPANQGGLCRKGWTAAELLTVPDRLTAPLTRKSRDAPLEPCTWDEALDRVAGELRGLRDAHGPDAVAVFGGGGLTNEKAYTLGKFARVALRTSQIDYNGRFCMSSAAAAAGRAFGLDRGLPGPVTDLAASGAVLLAGGNTAETMPPFMRHLTAMRDAGGALIVVDPRRTATARQADLHLQPLPGTDLALANGLLHLALAEGMADDAYIAARTTGFDMVRTAVNSYWPDRVERITGVPVPLMREAVGLLAGADRAHVLTARGAEQHAGGTDTVTAFINLALALGLPGRAGSGYGCLTGQGNGQGGREHGQKADQLPGYRRIDDPAARAHVARVWGVEPDSLPGPGRSAHELLSALGAPSGPRALLLFGSNPVVSSPDAAAVEERLAALDLLVVADFVPSETAARADVVLPSAQWAEESGTMTNLEGRVLRRNRAIAPPGGVRTDLWILAELARRLDAPGQWPDDPETVFAELRRASAGGAADYSGITYGRIEREGGVFWPCPAPDHPGTPRPFLDRFATPDGRARFVPVGHRGPDEDVDADYPVYLTTGRVLAQYQSGAQTRRVPALAEAEPGPFVELHPDLAGRLEIGDGDAVRIRSRRGAALATARITEAIRPDTVFMPFHWAGEGRANLLTNPALDPVSRMPEFKVCAVRLEPAPRPAAVSVF; encoded by the coding sequence ATGATCGGGACACCCACGCACTGCCCGTACTGCGCCCTGCAGTGCGGCATGATCCTCAGCGCCGCCCCGGACGCGTCCCCCGCGGCGCCTCCCGTGGAGGTGACGCCGCGCGACGACGTCCCCGCCAACCAGGGCGGGCTGTGCCGCAAGGGCTGGACGGCGGCGGAGCTGCTCACCGTCCCGGACCGGCTCACGGCGCCGCTGACGCGCAAGAGCCGCGACGCGCCCCTGGAGCCGTGCACGTGGGACGAGGCGCTCGACCGCGTCGCCGGGGAACTGCGCGGGCTGCGGGACGCGCACGGGCCGGACGCCGTCGCGGTGTTCGGCGGCGGGGGCCTGACGAACGAGAAGGCGTACACGCTGGGGAAGTTCGCCCGGGTGGCGCTCCGCACGTCCCAGATCGACTACAACGGGCGGTTCTGCATGTCGTCGGCGGCCGCGGCAGCCGGGCGGGCGTTCGGCCTGGACCGCGGCCTGCCCGGCCCGGTCACCGACCTCGCCGCGTCCGGCGCGGTGCTGCTGGCCGGCGGGAACACGGCCGAGACGATGCCGCCGTTCATGCGGCACCTCACCGCCATGCGCGACGCGGGCGGCGCGCTCATCGTGGTGGACCCGCGCCGCACCGCCACCGCCCGGCAGGCGGACCTGCACCTGCAGCCGCTCCCCGGCACCGACCTGGCCCTCGCCAACGGGCTGCTGCACCTCGCCCTCGCCGAGGGCATGGCCGACGACGCCTACATCGCGGCCCGCACCACCGGGTTCGACATGGTCCGCACGGCCGTGAACTCCTACTGGCCCGACCGGGTCGAGCGGATCACCGGCGTGCCCGTCCCGCTGATGCGCGAGGCCGTCGGGCTGCTCGCGGGCGCGGACCGCGCGCACGTCCTGACCGCACGGGGCGCCGAGCAGCACGCCGGCGGCACCGACACCGTCACCGCGTTCATCAACCTCGCGCTGGCGCTCGGCCTGCCGGGCCGCGCCGGGTCCGGGTACGGATGCCTGACCGGGCAGGGCAACGGGCAGGGCGGCCGCGAGCACGGGCAGAAGGCCGACCAGCTCCCCGGCTACCGGCGGATCGACGACCCGGCGGCGCGCGCGCACGTCGCGCGGGTGTGGGGCGTCGAACCCGACTCGCTCCCCGGGCCCGGACGGTCCGCGCACGAGCTGCTGTCGGCGCTCGGCGCGCCCTCCGGCCCGCGCGCGCTGCTGCTGTTCGGGTCCAACCCGGTGGTGTCCTCCCCGGACGCCGCCGCCGTCGAGGAACGCCTCGCCGCGCTCGACCTGCTCGTGGTCGCCGACTTCGTCCCGTCGGAGACGGCCGCGCGCGCCGACGTGGTGCTGCCGTCGGCGCAGTGGGCGGAGGAGTCCGGCACGATGACGAACCTGGAGGGCCGCGTGCTGCGCCGCAACCGGGCGATCGCGCCGCCGGGCGGCGTCCGCACCGACCTGTGGATCCTCGCGGAGCTGGCCCGGCGGCTGGACGCGCCCGGGCAGTGGCCGGACGACCCCGAGACGGTGTTCGCCGAGCTGCGCCGCGCGAGCGCGGGCGGCGCCGCCGACTACTCCGGCATCACCTACGGGCGCATCGAGCGGGAGGGCGGCGTGTTCTGGCCGTGCCCCGCCCCGGACCACCCCGGCACGCCCCGCCCGTTCCTGGACCGGTTCGCGACCCCGGACGGGCGTGCCCGGTTCGTCCCCGTCGGGCACCGCGGCCCCGACGAGGACGTCGACGCCGACTACCCCGTCTACCTGACGACCGGGCGCGTGCTGGCCCAGTACCAGTCGGGGGCGCAGACCCGGCGCGTCCCGGCGCTGGCCGAGGCCGAGCCAGGCCCGTTCGTCGAGCTGCACCCCGACCTGGCCGGGCGCCTGGAGATCGGGGACGGCGACGCGGTGCGGATCCGCAGCCGCCGCGGCGCGGCGCTCGCGACCGCGCGGATCACCGAGGCGATCCGTCCCGACACGGTGTTCATGCCGTTCCACTGGGCGGGGGAGGGCCGCGCGAACCTGCTCACCAACCCGGCCCTGGACCCGGTGTCCCGGATGCCGGAGTTCAAGGTGTGCGCGGTGCGGCTGGAGCCCGCCCCCCGCCCGGCCGCCGTGAGCGTCTTTTAA
- a CDS encoding NUDIX domain-containing protein, with translation MPDLAYYASLPRSRGAAAALLLDDLGRVLLVKPTYSEGWFLPGGVIEADESPLAACLRECEEELGLVPHLDGLACVDWGSPRSDGVDSVNVFVFGGSITGAQADAIRLPPDELSDHVLVAPEKIPELAPAHVARRMVPALRAMAEGRAVYLEDGLEQPFGTPALGRR, from the coding sequence ATGCCCGACCTTGCCTACTACGCCTCACTGCCGCGCTCCCGCGGCGCCGCGGCGGCCCTGCTCCTGGACGACCTCGGGCGGGTCCTGCTGGTCAAGCCGACCTACAGCGAGGGCTGGTTCCTGCCCGGCGGGGTCATCGAGGCCGACGAGTCCCCCCTGGCGGCGTGCCTGCGCGAATGCGAGGAGGAACTCGGCCTCGTCCCGCACCTGGACGGCCTCGCCTGCGTCGACTGGGGCTCCCCGCGCTCGGACGGCGTCGACTCGGTCAACGTCTTCGTCTTCGGCGGCTCCATCACCGGCGCGCAGGCCGACGCGATCCGGCTGCCGCCCGACGAGCTGTCCGACCACGTCCTGGTCGCGCCGGAGAAGATCCCCGAGCTGGCGCCCGCGCACGTGGCCCGCCGGATGGTGCCGGCCCTGCGCGCCATGGCGGAGGGCCGGGCCGTCTACCTCGAGGACGGCCTCGAGCAGCCGTTCGGCACCCCCGCCCTCGGCCGCCGCTGA
- a CDS encoding nitrate/nitrite transporter, whose translation MSTRRLEEPRMTALTDEPAARPAPARRGGRWIEHWEPEDAEFWARTGRRVAARNLVFSIVTEHLGFCVWLLWSIAVLHMAGNGVSLSVGQVLWLTTLPNLVGAALRIPYTFAPARFGGRNWTVVSALLLLIPCGLFVFAVANPGLPFWALLLIAATTGLGGGNFASSMSNIAHFYPAARQGLPLGLNAAGGNVGVSVTQLTMPPLIAAFGLVAVGWVWMPLVLLAAAGAYLFMNNLAKAGRPYTLGEMGRISGRPHTIVLSVLYIATFGSFIGYSFSFGVLIASEFPGVTASHFIWLGALVGSAARPVGGWLADRFGGTRVTLVSFLAMGLGAVAVWAGVGAGSWGVFLGAFLWVFAATGIGNGSTYKMIPAVFRVRALARAAGDAAEGAAAAADTARREAAAAIGLISAVGAFGGVLVQQAFRVSVERTGGIGPALVALAVFYGACVVLTWAVYMRRVRIGDRRTSLADAGV comes from the coding sequence GTGTCCACGAGACGGCTGGAGGAACCGAGGATGACGGCGCTGACCGACGAGCCCGCGGCGCGGCCCGCCCCCGCACGGCGGGGCGGGCGGTGGATCGAGCACTGGGAGCCGGAGGACGCGGAGTTCTGGGCCCGCACCGGCCGCCGGGTGGCCGCCCGGAACCTGGTGTTCTCGATCGTCACCGAGCATCTGGGGTTCTGCGTCTGGCTGCTGTGGAGCATCGCGGTGCTGCACATGGCGGGCAACGGGGTCTCCCTCTCGGTCGGCCAGGTGCTGTGGCTGACGACGCTGCCGAACCTGGTCGGCGCGGCGCTGCGGATCCCCTACACGTTCGCGCCCGCGCGCTTCGGCGGGCGGAACTGGACGGTCGTCAGCGCGTTGCTGCTGCTGATCCCTTGCGGGCTGTTCGTGTTCGCGGTCGCGAATCCGGGCCTGCCGTTCTGGGCGCTGCTGCTGATCGCCGCGACGACCGGGCTGGGCGGCGGGAACTTCGCGTCCTCGATGTCGAACATCGCGCACTTCTACCCGGCGGCCCGGCAGGGCCTGCCGCTGGGCCTGAACGCGGCGGGCGGCAACGTCGGGGTGAGCGTGACGCAGCTGACGATGCCGCCGCTGATCGCCGCGTTCGGGCTGGTCGCGGTCGGCTGGGTGTGGATGCCGCTGGTGCTGCTCGCGGCGGCAGGGGCGTACCTGTTCATGAACAACCTGGCGAAGGCGGGGCGGCCGTACACCCTGGGCGAGATGGGGCGGATCTCCGGACGGCCGCACACGATCGTCCTGTCGGTGCTGTACATCGCCACGTTCGGGTCGTTCATCGGCTACTCGTTCTCGTTCGGGGTGCTGATCGCGAGCGAGTTCCCCGGCGTCACGGCGTCCCATTTCATCTGGCTCGGCGCGCTGGTGGGGTCGGCGGCCCGGCCGGTGGGCGGCTGGCTGGCCGACCGGTTCGGCGGCACGCGCGTCACCCTCGTGAGCTTCCTGGCGATGGGCCTCGGCGCGGTGGCGGTGTGGGCCGGTGTCGGGGCGGGTTCCTGGGGCGTGTTCCTGGGGGCCTTCCTGTGGGTGTTCGCGGCCACGGGGATCGGCAACGGCTCGACGTACAAGATGATCCCGGCGGTCTTCAGGGTGCGGGCCCTGGCGCGCGCGGCGGGTGACGCCGCCGAGGGCGCCGCCGCCGCGGCCGACACGGCGCGGCGCGAGGCCGCGGCGGCGATCGGCCTGATCTCCGCGGTGGGGGCGTTCGGCGGGGTGCTCGTCCAGCAGGCGTTCCGCGTCTCGGTGGAGCGGACCGGGGGCATCGGGCCCGCGCTCGTCGCACTGGCGGTGTTCTACGGCGCGTGCGTGGTCCTGACCTGGGCCGTCTACATGCGCAGGGTACGGATCGGGGACCGGCGGACGAGCCTGGCGGACGCCGGAGTCTGA